In Diorhabda sublineata isolate icDioSubl1.1 chromosome 2, icDioSubl1.1, whole genome shotgun sequence, the sequence AACGAggtttgttataccactctgaagagacgtaataacgtcgaaacccCTAATTGCAACCGAAAACCATTGGGGATGttgatatcgacaaaaaggtcgattggAATCAAGCTCTTCAGAGAAGATGTAATTCAatttcgtcgaggcattagccagggaAGTatttgttttctcctttgaagaacaccggaatatattttcgaaatatcgaATTTCGGAATTATTCCAATTCAAATTACTCCCAATACAACTGTAAATCCTTcgaaaagttttttgatcataAAAACAGGTATTTTTTCCAGGTATAACTTCGAGAGGCTTTGTACTGGATTGAAACGAGTTGAAAGATTCATCGATTGGCGCAAAGCTATCCCGGAAGCCTATTTCCCAAAGCTCGACAGCGCAGTATCAAGCAGATCATATCCTGCTCGTGTTGctaatcaaaaattatcgaaccTCAAGAGAGAATTAGATCAAATTGTTCAAGATGTCGATGATTTGGAAAGATGGAGAGACAGAATTCTTGAGTGTATCCATTCTAGAAGAGTTACCAATGTAAGAATTGATTCAATAAAAGATTGAATGACatctaacaaatttttttctaaaatttttcagCCTGATGGTACTACAACAGAGTTGACAGAATTTGAAGGTATTGATGTATTGGGAAACATGATCGAATCTAGTATTTTATCACCAAATAGGGATCTGTATGGAGATTTACACAATATGGGACATGTATTCCTCTCTTACATCCACGATCCTGACCATAGACATCTTGTaagtataatttgaattaaattgatttcagtataaatttttaatgtcatGGTTTTCGCAGGAATCTTTTGGTGTAATTGGAGATTCAGCAACTGCTATGCGTGATCCAATTTTCTACAGATGGCATGCTTACATTGATTATATCTTCCAGCAATTCAAGTCTATATTACCAAGATATACAAGCGAGCAGGTAAATAGATTTAGAATAATACTCTACTAGTATTGcatcttttattgttttcataCACATCTTTTAGTCTTAGTTAACAGGTCAAAACCTTTATAAGTAAGACCAGACATTTCGTACTATGCAGTACAAATACTACAAAGAAACTAGAAGGTCGAATAACAGGCTACGCGGGCGAAGATAAAATACAAGTAGAGCCTCTGATTTTGTGGAATGGTAAACTGCTACTGTCAAGTTCTCATTAACACCCAGAAGAAAATCCTAGAGATTTACTTAGCATAAAAGCCTTGCTTCAAAGCCTGCGGCACTTGAAAGATTTTCCAATTCTAGGGAACCTCCATGGACTAGTGTGACCAAGGGGACTACAATAGGATCTACGAGGCcttcttatttttaatattcatctACGTTTTTGTTACTGTTTTTAtgagattcaattttttaaattttcaaagttattttatatCCAATACCCATATGGTTTATATTATAACACAATTATCTTGGTCCAGGTCTTCAATTACTACTGTTTGTATTTCACTTTCATGCATTCgattcaatacaaatattaagTAATAAGAATCAGTCTTCATTTATCCAGGATGAAAGCTTCTTAAAGCTTGACTTATTTTCTATAATCTCCTAACATAAACTGGTAAATTCCATCTCTTCTGTAATCTTTCATTTAGTATTCGAAATCGCttcttataaaattgaaatgctGCAATTACAGCAATTATTGTTTTCATCTCTAATCCAAGTGTTTTATATCTCTACTTCTAAGGGTTGTGCTGATTGAAATTTTTACTCGGTCTTGCATGTATTAACTTAAGAAAAGACAGACTGATCAAAGCAAGTTACTTCTGAATAAAGTGCTATTTCTTTCTAATGGTCTCCAGGTGAGTTCAGTTAATAACTTACTTGGTATTCCACCCTGAATAACTAAGGGTGAAATACGTTGACCACGAATTCAAGGAAGACACTCAACGTAATACGGTGACCTCCatggaaaattgaatatttgggCTCGTATTTAAAGGAAACTTTCTTTAGGATCATAAAGTCCTTTCAAAGCACAAACTTAAAAGATGATGCATCAAATTAACAGATGATTCACTAAAGATGAATGAATTCGATCGAAGACTTCTGACATTCAATGCCAAAGAAATCATTCTTCAATAGATACGGATTGAAGTATCATCCTCATATAGACCATGACCAAAAGTGTTACTGGAGATTGGAAAAATTTAATCTATGGTTATGAAACTGAgactaaaaaataaacagacTCACCCTGCTCTAATAAGACCCATCAATCAAAGTCAAACATCAAGGTATTGGTGATCATGTGCTATGATTGAGGCAATAGCAATTCGTTCCAAAGGGAAACTTTAAATTAGTTTTGATTACCTAGAGAATAACCGTTATAAGTTAGAGAAAGTAATGCATCAACTGATTAACCAACTTCTTAAAAACACAACGTGGTTTGAAGCGCAAACTTAACAAGATGGAGTCCCAAATATTCACAATGGAAACTCGCGACAACCAAATTTGATTATAGACTTCCAAAGCACTGCCATAAAATCGCGCTTCAATTAATACAGAATTTGAAGATCATCTTTCATACATCATAGCCGAAATTGTAAATGAAGATGAAAGTTTGATATATGTCTATGAGCTCAGTACAATCAGAGCTCGTAAATTATAAATCTTAGATGATAAACCATCCGcattattttccattatgaCAATATCTATTACTACAAGTTTTTAGTAggtaaaaatttttccattttccaccAAATTCCGCTCCAACCGACTCTTGCAAAAATGCTTCCATTCAACGTTAGGATAACTGCATTGGCATTCAAGGACCATACTATGAAGAAATTACCTCCTTATTATGTTTTTAACAAGATAATGGTTTTATGATACCTCCTACGATACCAGGAAGGTTTATACAacaattgaatcaaattttttctttgttattgtCCTCACTACTGAAGTTGATTTTTTCCTGTTATACATTCAATTCTTCTCATTTCTATTGCTTTTCATTCACTTTAATCCATGTCTcggtttctatatttttatattttatattcaagttGAACTACCCAGGAGTCACTGTTGAAAGCATCAATGTAGAATCAGGAAAGGCTCGTAATACTTTTAACACTTTCTGGCAAGAATCCGACGTGGACCTATCGAGAGGAATGGACTTCCAACCACGTGGTGCTGTATTTGTGAGATTTACCCATCTTAATCATCAGCCTTTCAACTACCGAATCACAGTAAACAACAGCGGTAAAGCCAGACAGGGAACTTGTAGGATATTTATGGCGCCTAAATTCGACGAGAGGGGTAACCCATGGTTGTTCAAAGACCAAAGGCACATGTTTATTGAATTAGATAGATTCAGAGTTGATCGTAAgtactttttcgatatttcgatatttaaaataaaaattaaccttCTGGTTAATGTGTGATATTAAGCAAACTAAAGGATCATGTGAGCAATATAGAAATTACTCGTTTATCTCAAAAAACAGTTGATCTTCAAATATCTAATCTACCTAATACTCAATAGATTTCAAGTAACTCTAAAGAAAACTATGATCAGAAAAATAGAGATCTTTGTACCTGAAATTGATTAGTTAATCACAACTCAATGAAAACAGGAGTGAAGTTTCCGAAAAGTTCTCATCTGTTACAAAAACAGCTGATCTTTCAGTACCCTGAATAACATTGTAAAGACGTAAAGAGGATTTTTCAAGTACTCAAAAATTCTTAGTTGAAATCAGAGCTCAATGATCTGATCAAACATCTAGATTCATTTAATTAGATACGTCGTCTCTTACAAAAACAGCTGATCTTCCAGGATCTAAACTACCTAATACCCAACAGATCTCAAGTAACTCATGGAAAACTATGAACAGAAAAATAGAGCGAATTCAGATATAATCAGAGATATCGATGAATCTAAAATGAAGTCTGCATAATAAGTTCAAGATTGAACAATACCAAATGATTGGCTCATccaaatcaaacattttttctacctaatgaaaataaaattcttagaaaaaatcaGGTGGTATACGGCTGTGTAACTGTACCTGTACCGATACAGGGTCTagaattaatcaaattttttcgataaaaatatgGGCGCTATAAGTAGAAGTAATTCCACcaagaagaaatattgaaaatgaaatcaaGGAAAAATGAATACCAAATGGTTCTTATTTAGAAAAGAGCCTTAAACACTAAgtggaagaaaatataaaaataaaaacttcgtGGAAATTTTGTTGAGATTTTTTTTggattcatttcattttcaagCCATTATGATAAAAACATCCAACAGTTTCATCaagctattttatttttgacatgtttTGACTTTAAAATGTTTTCGTTCGTTGAatagtcatttttttttgaaatggtGGAACCATTCTCATTGATAACCATAgatatattatacaaatataaatttacgtTTGATTACAGTGAAACAAGGTCAAAATACAATAATCCGTGCTTCAACTCAATCTTCTGTAACGATTCCATTTGAAAGGACCTTCCGCGATTTGGATACCAACAGACCAGAAGGCGGTGGTAATTTGGAACAATTCAACTTCTGCGGATGTGGCTGGCCGCAGCATATGTTAATTCCAAAAGGAAATACTGAAAACCCTGGATTCCGATGTGAATTGTTCGTTATGATTTCTAATTATGCAGATGACGGAGTAAGTATTAGAAACATGGAAACTGGTTCTCCACCTTGGGTTATTTGTTCTCCAATTTCAGTTTACTCAAACTATTGTATGAGAAAGATTCTGGCTCTGCTTGAAAAATTTTAACCATACGGGTTCGGGTCCATCACTCTTGCCATATTTTCGGCAGGTTCTCGTATTATTCTCCTTAAAGACTCCAAGAGCCTGAGACTTGTTAGCGTAATttttaactttcaaaaaaactataaaaagcATGGTTAAGTCTGGTTATCTGACCGGCCAGTGCGAATTTCCAATACGAGTAATTTTGTAAACCTTAAATCCTTCCTTAAATATCGATTGTAGCTCAAGAAGTGTGTGCCCTTCCACTacataaagaaattgaaatacatgCTTCAATCTCAAATTTTAGCTCACAGCGTTGttaagaaaatgttttgatgTCTTCTCTAGCATAAATAGCACATCATGCAGTAACTTTGAGCGGGTGTAATGGTTTCTTGTGGATGATTTTCGGTATTCCAGATACGATTATTAGCCGCtgaatggaaataattttccTCTTTGTTGAAATTCAGGATGGCTTAAGCCTAGGTTAAACACCTTTGGGAGTCAACAGCAACAGCTCACACACTCTCTGTACTTTTTGAGGAAACATCCTCAAATCTTTTGTGAAAATTCTGCTTAAAGACCGTCCAATGCCCAATTGAGTGACACGTCGACTGGCCGAAGTTCCAGCCTCCTTTTGAGCAACAGCAGCGATATTCCGGCTGGTCAGAGGCCCAAAAACCTTGGGAAAATCTCCTCTTTCTCCAGTATCTTTAAGGCGGTTGATAAAACGACGCAATTTTTGTTCAGTTGGTGTCGACCAGGAAATCTGCGACCAATTGTTGCACAAAATTGAAGACAATTATTCAGGGTTTTTGCGAAGTAAACCAATTCATGGTTTGTATTTTTATTCGCTCCATAGATGTCAAATCCGATTTGACACAAGCTGATATgctgatatttgaaaaaattgtaggGTTTTCCAATGTAAGGAAACATCTTCTAATCTTTTGTCCAAATTCTGCAAGAATTGTCGATAATGATCATTCGAGTGGCATGTCGATTGGTCGATGGTCCGGGCTCCTTTTGAGCAAGGAATATTCTCAGCAAAACGGCTGGTCAGAGGGCGACCAACCTTGGGAAAATCTCCTGTCGCAGTGTTTGTCTAATTGGTGTCGAACGACCAGGAAATCTGCGACAAATTGTTGCACAAAATTGGAGACAATTATTCAGGGTTTTTGGAAGTAAACCAATTCATGGCTTGTGTTTATGTTCgttttttaaatgtcaaaacTGATTTGACACCATGCCGCCATTTGAAGTTGAAGGGTTTTCCAATAGTACGTTTACTTTTGTCCTGTTATTATCCTTTTGTacccaaaaaatttttcatacaataaaaattaaaataaaaaatcatggCTACTAACTAAATAGTATTTCCAGTTTTTACCAGTTCTTCCAGGATGTTTGATGGGTCTTTGGTAAATGACAAAATGGCGTtatcttttttctttagtttcattaataattttgttgtttgatATTTGTGCAGGTGcgattttttcttttcaggccccaaatattgtttttttttactatattacatcatgaattgatgaaaaaataatttggtgtATTATATTTTCGCAGGTCAATCAAGATCTTACTGGTATTTGCAACGATGCTGATAGTTTCTGCGGTGTTAAGGATAGACTTTATCCTGACCGTCGTTCTATGGGTTTTCCATTCGACCGAGAGCCCAGACAAGGTGTGGACACTTTACAGCAATTCCTTACTCCCAACATGAGATTTCAAGAcgttgtaataaaattttccgGCAAAACTTTAAGACCAAGACAAACAACATAATTAACAGGGCTATGATGATAATGATTGTACTTATAATGACGTTCTATGATGTAATTTCGAatcaaataaactttatttcatgataaaatttgatttttcttttctaacgATGAGAAAATTACAGAAACGAAGGAAAATATGAAGGAAATACCGATATTCATACCAAGTTATCGTCAGAGACTGAAGACAAACTGAAATCTAATAACCTGTTTTATCATgtattttcccaccaataaaccttctcccatGAAAATTAATCCCGTTGGCGAgtattaattttcgcgggagaaggtttattggtgtcAAAtcaactttgttatcgaaacgcgcatcaggcAGAGTAATTGTGAATATTAGGAACTCACTAATTTGGCATTTTCTAGATCAATCAATTTATCGAGGTTTTACCAGTAATTGAATTTACTGACTTCCGGTTCGGTTTTTTGACTTGGTTTAATAAATTAGACGAAACGGcagtaaattgtttttttattttaaaaatattccactATGAACGGTAGTGTCGAGGGTAGTGGAGAAGTAGCACAATAAACAAAGTTCAATAACTTCAACTTACTAGGTTCGCTGAGATCTCGGCGTTCGAGATCTGATCGCTTTGCGGTCTCGAAACAGAACGATTTTCTCCACGATTCCAAACGCCTCGCCTGGGCTcgtgtaaatatggaaaaaagaaCAGATAAGAGGTTTCTGGTTTTTCCCAAAGTCAGATATATCGGCGAGGATTAATTTAATTGGATATTAAGAAGATTGCTTGGAATTTTTTGGATCTTGTATCGATCAGTCAGGTGTGGACGGATTATAGTTTTATTGAAGGAATTTGTTCAGAGAAATGTCTACTATCGAAATATGGCAAACATTAAAACGTTTCTATTAATAATCATGTTCGATAGAGGTAGCagtgaatatataaaaacaacgTTTTCCTGTTTCAAAATGCAGTTTTAATCTGCtacataacaataaaataaacagaacAGTTCACAATTTTTGAAACGCTAATCTAAACAACAGTCTTTTAACGAAGATCAGGAAATAACTTTCGGTTTTCTTTGATTGGTAAATCTTCCCAAAACTTTGAAGATCCTATTGTCTCCATCTTTATCATTTCCATTTTAGTCGGTGATTCTATTTTCATAGTATCTATTAATTTGCTTCCAGGTGTAACCGGTAGCCATTCAATATTGTTAAATGAAGGTTtactgaagaaaaaataatagtttctaTCAAAGAGTAACAGTGTAATATAATTTGGTtataaacactaaaaataaaatcataagcATAACTAATAGAGGAACAACTTGAAAAAGATGAAGTTGAATAGGATAGGGAAAAAATAGGAACGAATAAAAGAGGTAGAAGAAATTTCGTAATAATGTAAGCAAACGATGAAAAACGTTTATACTAAAGAAGATCTTTCATATTGAGAGGAATATCACATCCggacaaaattatataaaaacaagtaaaatCTTGTAAAAAAGGAAGAAACACACATAAATTAACAACATATATGtctcatttcaaaaataactgtcttaaattaatgaaaataactcaaaataaaCACAGGAAGAAAGTTAAGACTTGAATTAGCTTCATTAACATTTAAATCTCCAAAATTCACAAAGAAATTCgtatcaaaattgttaaaatatgcAAAAGAAGAAATTAGCCTTTTCTGCAtccgaattttcaaaattcacttcAGAAAGTTTTAAATCTCTAGAAGCACATAAAATGAGAATGAAAAGACATAAATTCACGAAgaaattcatatcaaaattgttgaaatatgcaaaagaagaaaaagaagatataaATTAGCTTTTTCTGCAtccgaattttcaaaattcacttcAGAAAGTTTTAAATCTCTAGAAGCacataaaataagaataaaaagaCATAAATTCACGAAGAAATTCATATCAAAGTTGTTGAAAGAtgcaaaagaagaaaaagaagacataAATTAGCCTTTTCTGCAtccgaattttcaaaattcatttcagAAAGTTTTAAATCTCTAGAAGCacataaaataagaataaaaagaCATAAATTCACGAAgaaattcatatcaaaattgttgaaagatgcaaaagaagaaaaagaagacataAATTAGCCTTTTCTGCAtccgaattttcaaaattcacttcAGAAAGTTTTAAATCTCTAGAtgcatataaaataagaataaaaagaCATAAATTCACGAAgaaattcatatcaaaattgttgaaaaatgcaaaagaagaaaaagaagacataAATTAGCCTTTCCTGCAtccgaattttcaaaattcacttcAGAAAGTTTTAAATCTCTAGAtgcatataaaataagaataaaaagaCATAAATTCACGAAgaaattcatatcaaaattgttgaaagatgcaaaagaagaaaaagaagacataAATTAGCCTTTTCTGCAtccgaattttcaaaattcacttcAGAAAGTTTTAAATCTCTAGAtgcatataaaataagaataaaaagaCATAAATTCACGAAgaaattcatatcaaaattgttgaaagatgcaaaagaagaaaaagaagacataAATTAGCCTTTTCTGCAtccgaattttcaaaattcacttcAGAAAGTTTTAAATCTCTAGAtgcatataaaataagaataaaaagaCATAAATTCACGAAgaaattcatatcaaaattgttgaaagatgcaaaagaagaaaaagaagacataAATTAGCCTTTTCTGCAtccgaattttcaaaattcacttcAGAAAGTTTTAAATCTCTAGAAGCacataaaataagaataaaaagacataaattcacgaagaaatttatatcaaaattgtagaaacatacaaaagaagaaaaagaagacataAATTAGCCTTTTCTGCAtccgaatttttaaaattcacttCAGAAAAAGTCTCTAGAAGCacataaaataagaataaaaggACATAAATTAGCTTCACCGGTATCTTCatcttgaaaattttaagaatttattttgaattgctgaaaacaaacaaaaaccagacgaaaaaaataagaatcgttCCAAGAATAGCAACTATAAACTGGGATTTTACCAGAGGGGAATGGAATATTTGCGAGAAGATTTACGAAGAAAGAGACTTGTAAAACGTACCgacagttttcttttttatcaagacaaagtgacgtCCTACAATACGTTTATGACTATTTCGCCGCTAAAAACATTTTCGTTTGTTCGTTTTCGCCTTCATCACCAAATATAACACCACTCTACTTCTGGATCTATATTCCCTAccaatacctaaataaaattttaacactATTCATAACATTGAGAAAACAACGACAGAGTAGACATTTCGAAAAAAGCTTTACGAAAATGTTTCTAGTCATAGTTTCAGAGTGCTTTGTTAGATAAGGGCACATGGAAAGAGATTTATTTTATGTCAACATAAGACTCAACGTTGACATGATTTCACAAGATCCATTCTTGACTTTGAGGAGCTAACGAAAAAGTAGCAGCACTGCTATTAGTTTAGTGCAAATTAAATAGTGTATAATACAATAATTACCTGGTATTTGCATAAGTAGCAATGAATTGtgtgaaaattttaatcattttttcgtCCCTACTGCTTCTTTTCAATGgaataaaacttgttttaaataataatgcaACGTCATCGCCGTGACAAACTCCTACaacgaaattagaaaaaattttgcattgaaataaatgactttttattcaaaagatTCAGTTCTTTTGTTAGCATAAGTTACCAAGTTGGGGTACATAGAATTGTTACCACGAAATAGAAGGGTATAAGAGAGAATCGAATGAGgagatttattaattaattcacacaactcaaaaacaaaaatcgaaataaaaaaactaggTAAACTGGACATACTCCACAGGTAATTCTGAGGATTTTCAACTGGTGGCTCTCCTTGAGATTGGTTTCCATATTAAACTGCTGATATGGAAACTGCAGTCGTTGAAGATGTGCTTAACTGACACAAGAAGTTTTGCGTGGTCGATCTTATTGTCACAActtctctcctattcaaaaagtttaggaaAAGGTGAGAAGTAGATGGATGGATGTTATGTAATGCTCCATATATCGCGCCAAGAGGTTTTTGAAGTTagtcttcagatcattggcaagCTCAACCTCCTGAAGGATTTCAGGAGGATTCTTCGTGGCTTCTTTGGCATGGCGATCTGCAGATTCGTTTCTAGCAAATCCTGTGCGATGGAACCGGATAAAagagactgttatatcaagaTAGTTTGTCGTACATTTACTGGACAATTGGATAGTTGAGAAGGATAAATTTGGAAGCTTGGATGAATTGGAAAGAACTTATGAGTTTGTGGTTTGTAATGTCTGCGCAACCGATTGGAAGCATCCGTATAGAAAATTGGGTTGCAggattttttatgcaaaatttcTAGGAATGCTTTTTCTACGAGGACGTTTGGGGATTCATGTTTATTGTAAATGGTAAGTAAGGTATCCACTATGGGAATATTTTTGGTCCAAAGGGGAGAAGAAAGCAAAGAAAGGTCAAGGAGAGGTTAGTATGTACGGACGTGGTAGCGAATGGACAGGATTGGAAGATAATTTAGCAGCAGATGACAGAAGAAAAGATTAAACTCTTAAAGACAGTAGTGGCTTCAGCATCGGCACTAGCCAAAGGCAATAAGATGGTATTAAAATGATCTGGTTTTGTGAAAAACACGAAGGGAtgttttatgtttaatattttatttattacaaaatcatGAACATATTATTGGTATGTTTTGTATTTACTGGAGTTTTGTTTAGGAGAAAAGAAGCTAGTGTAAAGTTTCACTGAAAACAACTGCAGTCAAATTAGATTTACCTTTTTTGATTCCAAAATACGGTATTGATGGATTAGTTGGTATATAagttaagaaataataataaacttcgCTCTTGTTAACCGCCGATTGTAATCTTATTGCTTGTTCTGTATCGGTAAAAAAGAACCTATCGTTGCATAACTGAAACATATTTATATGGAATAATTGTATTGATTCATCCATTTGCATCAAAATACAATTAGAACaatagttgattaaaaattatcgaGTTATTAGCTCGATGAGATAAGGATTTAGAAAGAACAGCTCTGCTATAGATGCTAATTTTGTGATACGGAAAAGACTATAGATTTCAATAAGATGTGCTTCATTGATCTCACCAAAGCACTTGATAAGGTACGATTAAGGGATGTAACACTCTAATGAAGAGAAGGAAGATTCACTCCAACATAATAGAAGTAATCGAATACCTCTAATTACACATATATCAGACAAGCAGACAGCCTCTGCCTCAGTGACAGATCTTGTTCATCATCATAATGGATGAGATTATAAACGAGATAAAGCAAGCTGGAAGATGATACCGAAtgggaaacaaagaaataaaaatagtatgtttGCTGAGGACGCAGTAATAATTTCAGAAGACGAAGTAAACTTTCAAAGGCTGCTGTATAGGTTTGAACAAATAGCGAAAGCTTTTATCATGCAAATATCCTGAATATTCTACAGTATCCAGAGAACGATCAGAACAAGCgatgtcattcaaatatctagaAGCGAACATTACAAGTAACAGAAATTTAAAGATGAGCgtgattaatattatttatgacTATCAGGGGCAAAGTCAAAATATACAAGACCTGTgtgagaccagtaatgacatactcGATAGAGATCAGAGCAGAGAGCATCATAACTAAGAGGCTGAGATCAATGGCATAGTGGGACACACATTATTTAACCAcagagaaatgatgaaataagggaGATGTGTGACATCcaggatatagtgagatggacGAGAAATCGGCGAAGGAAATGGAAATaccacgtggacagaatgtcaGACGACAGTTGGTGaagattgcaaaggaagaaaaaccgaatacatcccaaccacctacaagatggtatgaagcTGGTCCTCATCGATTATTCTtgtcaataatttaaataaacaaattatatcggATGTCTTTGCTAAATTATCAAATTGGAGGAAATATGAacgaaataataattacaaaatattcaatattgttAATTATGTGGGTTTCCAAAAAACATGATAATACTGATTATATcactaaataaatcaaaaaatatttcacctcCACCATAGAAGAAAGATTGTCTTCGCTTAGTGATTTATGATCGTAATAATACTTTCTAATACTCTTCGTAACCGCCATCTTATCAGCTTCATCTACTGTATCATACAAATCCAGCAAATATGGTATAATTTCATCCCACTTTTTATCTACCTCGTTTGTAGCACGAGTTAATATCATAcctgtaaaaataaaatccaactTCAAAACATGAAGAAATTCAGACGAGAACAAAAAAGACATGTTAGAAATGACGTTTGAAAATGTTGATTCAACGTTTAAGTCAGTGTCAGATGTGTTAGacaaaattcgttttaaaagtcaattgaaatttcttatttcttagaccttttgatatgtttatgtttataaatattcttgataaagacttaaagaaaagtagaaacgtcaatttatttcttttaaaaattatttaaaaaattttgaaacagaagagacttaatatcaagaatatttataaacacaaacggtctaagaaattgaattaaatattcccttttttatttcgttttcgagatattgatttttgaaagtaCAGAGTTGCAGTCTTTATTAAAAGGAGCTGCTTACGATGTAAACTACAACAATACAAAGTACACAGTTCAGAATAAGGAAAATTAAACGACAAGTGAACAGTTTGGGATGAAAATCCA encodes:
- the LOC130440578 gene encoding phenoloxidase 1; its protein translation is MSSAKRNLVKLFDRPKELVVMPKGDDNTVFDVPKEYLPEKYKNVGNQIVSRFGEEASGGKIPVTTISIPPLGEILELRRDDNFSLFIPKHRKIAGQLINIYLGMRSVDDLLSVAVYTRDRVNPYLFNYALSVALLHRSDTKNIDLPSFIRSFPDKYVDSKITSQAREEANLVPTGSRTPIEIPKDFTASNLEPEHVLAYFREDLGINLHHWHWHLVYPFEAALEVVNKNRRGELFYYMHQQIMARYNFERLCTGLKRVERFIDWRKAIPEAYFPKLDSAVSSRSYPARVANQKLSNLKRELDQIVQDVDDLERWRDRILECIHSRRVTNPDGTTTELTEFEGIDVLGNMIESSILSPNRDLYGDLHNMGHVFLSYIHDPDHRHLESFGVIGDSATAMRDPIFYRWHAYIDYIFQQFKSILPRYTSEQLNYPGVTVESINVESGKARNTFNTFWQESDVDLSRGMDFQPRGAVFVRFTHLNHQPFNYRITVNNSGKARQGTCRIFMAPKFDERGNPWLFKDQRHMFIELDRFRVDLKQGQNTIIRASTQSSVTIPFERTFRDLDTNRPEGGGNLEQFNFCGCGWPQHMLIPKGNTENPGFRCELFVMISNYADDGVNQDLTGICNDADSFCGVKDRLYPDRRSMGFPFDREPRQGVDTLQQFLTPNMRFQDVVIKFSGKTLRPRQTT